In Kamptonema formosum PCC 6407, the genomic stretch AAAAAAAGTTTATAATGACTTTACTTTCCACAATCGTGCTGGTTTATGGCAAAGTGAACTTCACCAATCTGGGCCGCTATAGTCCTGCCACTAGAAAAAACTTATCGGCGGCTATTTTTAAAAAAGTTTGATTGGGAGCAATTCTCTAAATATTTTATTAAAAAAGCCTTGAATCCTGAACGCACAATTATTGCCGTTATTGATTGTTCTTTTTTGAGAAAAAGTGGTAAACATACTGAGGGAAAAGGTTATTTTTATAATGGTATTGCGGGAAAAGCTGAACAAGGATTAGAAATTTCTGTGATTTCTGTTGTCGAAATTGAAACTCATATTTCCTATAGTTTAAGCGTGCAACAAACTCTTTCGCGTCCGACCACAGAACCACCGAAAAACTCCCTAATTTTTACTCGGAAAAGAAACTTAAAAAACGGAGTAAAAACAGGTATCTGAAACCTTAACACCTGATATAACAAGAGTTGACGACTATGCAAAGCATTTAAAAAATACTCGTTCTTTGTTGCCAGAATCTGTACGTTATTTGGTGGCTGATGGCTATTATTACCGCGCTAAATTTTGGGATGCTGTTCGGGAGTCAGATCTCAATTTGATTAGTAGATTAAGGGTTGATGCCAACCTGAATTACCTCTATACCGGAGCAAGGAATAAATTCGGCGCTCCTCGTAAATATGATGGTAAAGTTGACTGCAATAATTTGAAAAATCTAACTTTCGTCAAAGAAATTAAGCCAGGAGTTAAGCTTTATTCATTATTAGTATGGAGTTGTTGCTTAAAATGCAAAATCCGTT encodes the following:
- a CDS encoding transposase gives rise to the protein MNPERTIIAVIDCSFLRKSGKHTEGKGYFYNGIAGKAEQGLEISVISVVEIETHISYSLSVQQTLSRPTTEPPKNSLIFTRKRNLKNGVKTGI